GGTATCAAAGAAGTCACCTGTCGGAAAAATAGTGACCGAGCCTAAGGAGAATGGGACAAGCTGGAGGGGGAAATTGGTAGTTATAGGCCagttgaagccccccccccccattcagatGGTGCATCCCAGTCTAGGTACCAAGGGTACATAAGAGTCTGTTGCTCATTGAGTGGCTTTGGTCTTCTTGGTTTTGCTTTTCTTGTCCCTCTTCTTCAGCCCATCCATGTGAGCTCTGAGGAGGTTGGAGTATGCCTGCAAGGTTTCAAGAGAATTTTATGAAtaaacaagtttaaaaaaaaaaaaaacccctccaaATACAAACAATGTACTAATTATTAATAATAGATAAATATTGTTAtagtaataaaaataacaataataaacaaCTCAATTATTCTGGTCCACGTCTTTGTAGCTGCGCACCACTTTTTACGTGGCAACACAAAAGATTGCAGGAATACACACATGCATGGCTCCAAAATCTGAACAGCATTTCAAGCATATTTGCCTTCATGTTGTACAAATGCCCAGGGTACATGGGTAGTGAAACACCATAAATTCATGGCCTAAAATTAGCAAAATGCCAGTAGTATGAAGCCATTTCAGAGTTTCTGATAAGGACAATAAAGTAGCCGTTTGTAAACTGTTTTGGCCAAATTTTAAGTGGGGATGGGTGGCAAAAGACTTCCCCCATTATACATTTAATGTACCACTTGAAAAAGCAATGTCACATTACACTTTACCCTCCTAACATTCAATGGCAAGTCTTATAAATATTGGAATTTTAAGGAAATGTTTCCCCAGGAAAGGACTGAATGTTCTTTAGTGCCCCCAAGTTTTTCTTTTGTTATGAGTGATTTTGTCATTCAATTTCCattcaaacaaaaaaagaaaaaaggacagaTCCAAAAAAAGGGATACACTTAAATACAGCCGCATAAAATCTGAAATATTGGTTTCATTGTCAGATGAAACGTTTAAATCATGATTGATGTCGGCCAAGTGCACCCGTAATTTCCGCATCAGCGGATTCAAATAAGAAACTTACCATTTGAAACTTGATAACTTCTTTGGTACTGACCTGAAAACGGAAGAAAATTATTTCCACATTAAGAATTAATATAAATCATCAACAGAGGCGAAATCTTACAGATCCAATAGAGTGCAAGGACATGGAGTGGGACCAAAATAAAAGTCGCAAGCTTACCACTGTGCTAATTTTCTTCTTGCCATCTGAGGCCCTGAGGAGACACTTGTTGTCTACTGGCTCGAATGACTCTGAATGGCCCTTTCTAGGGACGGGTTTAGTCCTCCCATCGTCTGAAAGGTGTATTAAGTTAATAAAGCCCTGCTCATTCCTTTCTTTCCGTTGAGATTAAATAGTGTTTTTGACCCGCTCATCCCCACCAAGACCAGAAGGAGCTCACTTACATTTTTTTAATGTGATGACAACACTACCCGAGTTCCTGCATTTCTGGAACAGCCTCGTGAGCTCTGTCAGAAACTAGAGAGAAGCAAAGGTCAATGTTACTGTCACAACAATTAAAATCTCAGTGCTGTTACCAGTCATACTCAATGCGCTGCGCACACAATGTGTTGCTCTTCTGAGAGCTAATTAAAAGAGAATTTGCAAGGAAAACTCGGAGCAAATCCTGAAAATTATAGGTTCACTAAAACTAAAATACGATTCAGTGAGAACACTAAAAAAAAACGCGACAAGGTGAATCAGTTCGGGCGATGTCTTAGTTAGGGATACTCTCTTTACAATGTACACGCTCATTTTCTTAAACGGTTTACCGGTTCTCGGTTTATCTAGCAACCCCAACACAAGCAGCTTCTGCAAAGTTGTCTCGTACTGATGAAATGTGAGTAGGCTTGTTTTATGCCCGAACATCCTCCCATCCTCCCGTCAGCAGCCAGCGAACCTAACCGAGAGCATATTTCTCCTCATCCGAGCCATTTAACATAAGCGCTAACATGCTAGCAACAGCGGCTAGCACGCTATTACAGAcagtagtgatttttttttttacaaagtctaACAAACCAACAATTAGGGACGAGGACACCTGACAGTACGTGAGGTGAAATACACACTTAATTTCGTTCCTGGCGTATCTTACCGAGTCATTTTCAAGTAGCACCATGATTCAAACTTGATTTCAAGCTCTGACGGCGAGCGTTAGCTCATTCGGGAAAGCTCCGC
The DNA window shown above is from Lampris incognitus isolate fLamInc1 chromosome 16, fLamInc1.hap2, whole genome shotgun sequence and carries:
- the srp14 gene encoding signal recognition particle 14 kDa protein; the protein is MVLLENDSFLTELTRLFQKCRNSGSVVITLKKYDGRTKPVPRKGHSESFEPVDNKCLLRASDGKKKISTVVSTKEVIKFQMAYSNLLRAHMDGLKKRDKKSKTKKTKATQ